A DNA window from Rossellomorea marisflavi contains the following coding sequences:
- a CDS encoding sugar kinase, translating to MDVVAIGETLLSLTPAHNGLLRHAESLKPKVAGAETNTLIGLCRLGHRTGWISAVGNDEIGERIVATVRGEGVDTTHVKKDEMHNSGIFFKEIIGSGEVRVQYFRAGSAASHMEPADLPASFIRSAKYLYLTGITPALSETCKHTIFEAIKIARDSGVSVVFDPNIRRKLWSEEEARSTLTALCELSDIVLIGGTEGMFLFGTQDTDEVAHRLFESKQTRLVVIKKGAKGAAYAKPGSETVQVDPFPVSSVVDPVGAGDGFAAGFLSGLIEGLKTKEAVKRGCAVGAMVTMVSGDYEGLPDERRLESFLNRDKEDIER from the coding sequence ATGGATGTCGTCGCTATAGGAGAAACACTGTTATCATTGACCCCAGCACATAATGGATTATTGCGACATGCTGAATCATTGAAGCCGAAAGTGGCAGGGGCCGAAACGAATACACTCATCGGACTGTGCCGTCTGGGCCATAGGACAGGATGGATCAGTGCGGTCGGAAACGATGAAATCGGCGAGCGGATTGTTGCCACGGTGCGGGGTGAAGGAGTCGATACGACTCATGTAAAAAAAGATGAAATGCACAATTCAGGAATCTTTTTTAAAGAAATCATCGGGAGCGGAGAGGTCAGGGTCCAATACTTCCGCGCAGGATCTGCCGCTTCCCATATGGAGCCCGCCGATTTACCTGCATCCTTCATACGCTCGGCCAAGTATCTTTATCTTACAGGAATCACCCCGGCACTGAGCGAAACGTGTAAACACACAATTTTTGAAGCGATCAAAATAGCCAGGGATTCAGGAGTAAGCGTGGTATTCGATCCGAATATCAGGAGGAAGCTGTGGAGTGAAGAGGAAGCAAGGTCCACTTTGACAGCGTTATGTGAGCTATCTGATATCGTCCTTATCGGTGGCACCGAAGGAATGTTCCTCTTCGGGACGCAAGATACAGATGAAGTTGCCCATCGATTATTCGAAAGCAAGCAGACCCGCTTGGTTGTTATCAAAAAGGGTGCAAAGGGGGCTGCCTATGCTAAACCGGGAAGCGAGACCGTTCAAGTCGACCCATTCCCGGTATCCAGCGTGGTCGATCCCGTGGGAGCGGGGGACGGATTCGCTGCGGGGTTCTTGTCAGGGCTGATCGAAGGGCTGAAAACAAAGGAAGCCGTAAAAAGGGGCTGCGCCGTCGGTGCCATGGTCACCATGGTCAGTGGTGATTATGAAGGTCTACCGGATGAGCGGCGCTTGGAATCATTTCTAAACAGAGACAAGGAAGACATTGAAAGATGA
- a CDS encoding bifunctional 4-hydroxy-2-oxoglutarate aldolase/2-dehydro-3-deoxy-phosphogluconate aldolase, translating to MKTLNKILEGKGIAIIRGYHTEDAVKIARALKKGGVTLLEVTLNSPDALQTIRELCNEPGITVGAGTVLDGAAAQGAIEAGAKFILSPTLKVETIRTAKRYGVVSIPGAYTPSEILTAFEEGADIVKVFPATALGPSFIKDMQGPLPQVRLLPTGGVTVENAVTFLEAGAVGVGLGSSLVHKTECVDDAFLDEIEMKAKRFRELAMMRGVRT from the coding sequence ATGAAAACGCTTAACAAAATCCTTGAAGGAAAAGGGATCGCCATCATCAGGGGTTACCACACGGAAGACGCTGTCAAGATTGCCCGTGCCTTGAAAAAAGGAGGCGTCACCCTTTTAGAGGTGACGTTGAATTCACCCGATGCTCTCCAAACCATCAGGGAATTGTGTAATGAGCCTGGAATTACCGTCGGGGCCGGTACCGTTCTGGATGGTGCCGCAGCACAGGGAGCAATCGAAGCAGGGGCGAAATTCATTTTATCTCCCACCTTGAAGGTCGAAACGATCCGGACTGCGAAACGGTACGGGGTAGTCAGTATCCCCGGGGCGTATACGCCTTCTGAAATCTTGACGGCTTTTGAAGAAGGGGCAGATATCGTAAAGGTGTTTCCTGCAACGGCCCTCGGACCATCATTCATCAAAGATATGCAGGGCCCGCTTCCTCAAGTCCGCCTCCTTCCGACCGGTGGTGTAACGGTAGAAAATGCAGTAACGTTCTTGGAAGCTGGGGCTGTCGGTGTAGGGCTCGGGAGTTCACTTGTGCATAAAACAGAATGTGTGGATGACGCATTCTTAGACGAAATTGAAATGAAGGCCAAACGGTTCAGGGAACTGGCCATGATGAGAGGGGTAAGAACATGA
- a CDS encoding GntP family permease has protein sequence MDSGTMLILITVLGIALLLFLVMKSKLQAFVALLISSLFIGLLSGMEMQEVIASIEQGMGGTLGFIAVVVGLGAMFGEMLRVSGGAERLAITLVNKFGDNKVQWALGLTGFIVAIPVFLDVALVILIPIVYSLAQKAKKSTLYFGIPLLAGLAVTHSFVPPTPGPISVASILNADLGWVILFGCLAGIPAMILAGPVFGRYIGNKIDVKVPDFIDQEELQKFKNEKDLPSFGMIFILIMIPLFLILLNTVTGLVLPEGNTARSILTFVGHPFIALTISTLLTFYFLGTKRGYSKDDIQNIATKSLEPAGIIILITGAGGVFKQTLINSGVGDVLGEMMATSNLPLVVVAFIISAFVRVAQGSATVAMITAAGLMSPILGMVEVSQPMLGLLVISIASGATVFSHVNDSGFWLVNRFFGLTEKQTLQTWTVMETIIGFVGFGVVFLISFFV, from the coding sequence ATGGATTCAGGAACAATGTTGATTCTTATAACCGTATTAGGAATTGCACTGCTATTATTCTTAGTTATGAAATCAAAGCTTCAGGCATTTGTCGCCCTTCTCATCTCGAGCTTATTCATCGGACTCTTATCCGGTATGGAGATGCAGGAGGTCATTGCCTCCATCGAACAGGGGATGGGAGGAACGTTGGGGTTCATCGCTGTCGTCGTCGGCCTTGGTGCCATGTTCGGTGAAATGCTCAGGGTTTCCGGTGGAGCAGAACGCCTGGCGATTACCCTGGTGAATAAATTCGGGGATAACAAAGTCCAGTGGGCACTCGGTTTGACCGGGTTCATTGTAGCCATTCCTGTATTTTTGGATGTTGCACTGGTTATTTTGATCCCGATTGTTTATAGTCTTGCCCAGAAAGCAAAAAAATCGACGCTCTATTTCGGAATTCCATTGCTGGCGGGACTTGCCGTGACGCACAGTTTTGTCCCTCCTACACCTGGACCGATTTCAGTTGCGTCCATCCTCAATGCAGATCTGGGATGGGTCATCCTATTCGGATGTCTCGCAGGTATTCCGGCCATGATTTTGGCAGGACCTGTATTCGGCCGGTACATCGGGAATAAAATCGATGTGAAAGTACCGGATTTCATCGATCAGGAAGAGCTCCAAAAGTTTAAGAATGAAAAGGATTTACCAAGCTTCGGTATGATTTTCATCCTGATCATGATTCCATTGTTCCTGATCCTTCTCAATACAGTGACGGGACTGGTTTTACCAGAAGGGAACACCGCGAGATCGATTCTTACGTTTGTTGGTCATCCGTTCATCGCTCTGACGATCTCAACGTTGTTGACGTTTTACTTCCTTGGGACGAAAAGAGGTTATTCCAAGGATGATATTCAGAATATCGCAACCAAATCCCTGGAACCTGCAGGGATCATCATCCTCATCACCGGTGCAGGGGGAGTGTTCAAACAAACCTTGATCAATAGTGGTGTAGGGGATGTACTGGGTGAAATGATGGCAACTTCCAATCTGCCGCTTGTCGTCGTAGCATTTATTATTTCAGCATTCGTCCGCGTGGCACAGGGCTCCGCCACCGTCGCGATGATCACGGCAGCCGGCTTGATGTCCCCGATCCTTGGAATGGTGGAAGTGTCCCAGCCGATGCTTGGATTACTTGTCATATCCATCGCGAGCGGAGCGACTGTATTCTCCCACGTCAATGATTCAGGCTTCTGGCTCGTCAATCGTTTCTTCGGATTGACTGAGAAGCAGACCTTACAAACATGGACCGTGATGGAAACGATCATCGGATTTGTAGGATTCGGTGTTGTATTCCTTATCAGTTTCTTCGTTTAA